TCCGGCGGAGGAGCACGCGCTGCCCACGGCGTGTCGAAAAGCGCTTCCGCGACGAGCGCGCCGCCGCAGTCTGGGCACTGGCCAAGATCCACGCCGGTGAGGTGCAGGAAGAGCGTGCGCCAGTCGAGCGTGGGGATGTCCACCGACGACGAAGGTGGTGGCTCGACGGTATCGCCGTGCTGACGCTGCTCGAGCCAGGATTTCCGAACGGCGCCTTCGCATAGACGTTCCAGTCCTTCTTGTAAAGCGCGTCTTTGAGTCGGGCGAAGGCCGCGGGTTGTGTGAGGGTGAAGGCCAGACCGGTGGCGCGCGGCCGGGCGCCAGCTTGCCCTCGGCGAAGAGTCGCGCGAGACCAGCGAGAAACTTTCCGCGAAACATCGAGGCGAGGACCTTCACTGGCAGCAGGTACTTTTCGGCCAAGTCGACCCAGGCACCGTGGGGCGTGAGGGCCGCGGTGACGATGCAATGCAGATGCGGGTGAAAGCTGAGGTTGCGTCCCCAGGTGTGCACCACACCAGTCACGCCGCACAACGCCCCCAGGCGTTTCGGATCGCGGCCGAGCTCGATGATGGTTTCGGAGGCGGCCGCGAAGAGCAGGTCCAGCAGGGCCGCCTCGTGCTCGCGCACCAAGGGCCGCAGTTCGGCCGGCAGGGTGAATACGACGTGAAAGTGGCGGACCGGCAACGCGCGTTGCATGCGCGCCTCGACCCATCTTGCTGAGCTGATGCCCTGGTGCAGCGGGCCTTCGCAGTGCCGGCACCCCTCTGCTTTCACCGCGCGCGCGATCGCCGCGTCCATCTCCTCGAGCCGTACAAAAAATTCCCGATCCAGCCCTGGGGCAGGCAACATTGGTCTCCTCCAAGTCTCAGCAACTCGGAGGCGAGCCCCCCTGGAGACTTCTTGCAAGTTTCTTGAGGGGGCTCGGTCTTTTGTCCCACAAGAAACCTGATCGGATCCCGGGCCGGACCCCTCAGCCTTCATGCCGGCGCTCACTCAGGCAGCGGCGGTCGCTGCAGTCGTCGATGGATCTGTAGGCTCGGCCACTGCTGCTGCCCGCGCCTCCGCTTGCGGTGTCGCGTCCTCGAGACGTCGCGATTGGTAGCCGAGAGGCTCGTACACCTCGCCCGTGACCCACAACCGGTGCAGCAGTACGGCCAGCTTGCGCGCCACGGCCACCTTCGCGCGTTTCTTTGCGTTCTTGCCACCTCGCTCGGCGAGCTTGATGCCCCAGCGACGCAGGTCGCTGTCTTTTCCGAAT
Above is a genomic segment from Polyangia bacterium containing:
- a CDS encoding IS110 family transposase — translated: FGKDSDLRRWGIKLAERGGKNAKKRAKVAVARKLAVLLHRLWVTGEVYEPLGYQSRRLEDATPQAEARAAAVAEPTDPSTTAATAAA